A window of Nocardia arthritidis genomic DNA:
TGCGCGGAAAGAGCTTTCGTACAGCCCTCCAATTTTCAGGAGCTGTACCATGAATTCCTTCACCGCTACCAGAGCCCGCAGCGACCAGCTGGCCGCCGATGTCGCCGCCCACCCGGACCGCTACCGCATCCTCACCGGTGAACGCCCGACCGGCCCACTGCATCTCGGCCACTACTTCGGCACCATCGCCGAACGGGTACGGCTGCACGGGCGCGGCGTCGACACCTTCATCATCCTGGCCGACTACCAGGTCATCACCGACCGCGACGGAATCGGGCAGGTCCGCGACAACGTCTACGGCGCGGTTATGGACTACCTTGCCGCGGGCATAGATCCGGAAACCGCGACGATCTTCACCCACTCCGCGGTCCCCGCGCTGAACCAGCTGATTCTGCCGTTCCTCAGCCTGGTCACCGAGGCCGAACTCCATCGCAACCCCACCGTCAAGGCCGAACACAGCGCATCGGGGCGGGCATTGAGCGCGCTGCTGCTGACCTATCCGGTGCATCAGGCCGCCGACATCCTTTTCTGCAAGGGGAATCTGGTGCCGGTCGGCAAGGACAACCTGCCGCACGTCGAGCTGACCAGGGTGCTGGCCCGCCGATTCAACGATCGCTACGGCAAGGTATTTCCGGAGCCCGATGCGCTGCTCACCAGCGCACCGGAGGTGCCGGGCCTGGACGGCAGGAAGATGTCCAAGAGCTACGGGAACGCGATCACGCTCGGCATGACAGCCGACGAGACCGCGGCCGTCATCCGGCGCGCCCCGACCGACTCGGAACGCCGCATCACCTTCGATCCCCAAGGGCGCCCGGGCATTTCGGCGCTGCTGAGCACCGCCGCACTGTGCGTCGGCATCGATGAGCACACGCTCGCCGACCAGATCGGCGACCGCGGCGCGGGCGCGCTCAAACAGCGAACAACCGAATTGGTGAACGACTACTTCGCCGCCCATCGCCGCCGCCGCGCGGACCTGGCGCGGCAGCCGGATCTGGTGCGCGACATCCTGCGCGCCGGGAACGGGCGGGCCAACGCGATCGCCGAGCGGACCCTCGACGAGGTGCGCGCGGCCATGGGCACCAGCTACTGATCCGCCGCGCCGAGCCGGAATTTCCAGCATGATCGTCCAATGGCACAAAATGCTGATTCGACAACCACCGCGACACCGGCGTTGACCTACGGTTCGTATCTTGCGCTGGACGAACTCCTGAACGCCCAGCACCCGCGCTCGGACGAGCACGACGAGCTGCTGTTCATCGTCATCCACCAGGTGTACGAGTTGTGGTTCAAACAGCTGCTGCACGAACTGGGCCTGCTGCAGCAGAAGCTGGCGGCGGGCGACACGCCGCACGCGCTGCACACGCTGAAGCGGATCCTGACCATCCTCAAGGTGGTCGTCGCGCAGATCGACGTGCTGGAGACGATGACACCCCGGCAGTTCGCCGGTTTCCGCGCCCGGCTCGCCGCATCGAGCGGATTCCAGTCGGCGCAGTTCCGTGAGCTGGAGGCGGTGCTCGGCCGCCGGGATACCGCGGCGTTCGCGCACTATCCGGCGGACAGCACGGGCCGGGCGCGGATCGAGGCGGCGATGGCGCGGCCGTCGCTGTACGACTCGTTCCTGCACTATCTGGCTAAGCAAGGCTATCCGGTCCCGGCCGGGTGGCTCGAGCGCGATGTTCGCGAATCCGCAACGCCCGCACCGGAATTGCAAGAGATTCTGCTGCGCGTCTACGCCGACGACGGCGGCCCGGCCCAGGTGGCCGAGCGGCTCGTCGACGTGGACGAGGGGCTGCAGGAGTGGCGCTACCGGCACGTGATGATGGTGCGGCGCACCATCGGCGACAAGCCGGGCACCGGCGGCTCCTCCGGCGCGGATTACCTGCGCGGCACACTTTTCCGGCCGGTATTCGCCGACCTCTGGGCGGTTCGGAGCCGCCTGTGATCACGCTCGAAGACCTACGCGGCACCCCGAACGCGTTGGCCCCGCACTATTCTCGCTTCCGAGTGGACGAACGGGCGCTGCTCACCGGACATTCCCATCAGGCGTGGCCCGATGTGGCGCTGCGCGGGCAGATCGAGGCGTTCACCGATGCCGCCGATGCGGTGGATGCCAAGTGGGACCGCGCATTTCGCAAGGCCGACGCGGTGAAGGACGGATTCCGGCGGATATTCGGCGATCCCGCGGCGGAACTCGCACTGAGCGCGAATACCCACGAGCTCGTCGTACGGTTCCTGTCCAGCCTCGACTTGCGCGCGCGACCACGCCTGGTCACCACCGCCGGTGAATTCCACAGCATTCGACGGCAATTGGCACGGCTCGCGGAGGCGGGCATCGAAATCGTCCGGCTGCCAACCGATCCGGTCGAGACGCTGGCCGAACGGTTGGCCGCGGCGATCGACGACCGAACGGCGGCCGTACTCGTCTCGGCGGTGCTGTTCGAAACCTCGCGCATAGTCCCGCAACTCGGCGAGCTGGCCGAGCGCTGCGCGCACCTCGGCGTCGAGGCGCTGGTCGACGCGTATCACGCGCTCGGCGTCGTACCCTTCTCCGTGCCCGAACTGGGTTTGACCGAGGCCTGGCTGGTGGGCGGCGGCTACAAGTACCTGCAGCTCGGCGAGGGCAACTGCTTCCTGCGCGTGCCACCGCACGCGCGGGATTACCGGCCGGTGATCACCGGCTGGTACGCGGAATACGGCGAACTGTCCGCCGGACGCGACGACGATCTGGTGAACTACGCGCCGGGCGGAAACCGCTTCGCGGGCGCGACCTACGATCCGACCAGCCACTACCGGGCCACCCAGGTATTCGACTTCTTCGCCGAACACGGACTGGACCCGGCCCTGCTGCGCCGAATCTCGTTGCACCAGAACGAATTACTGGCGCAGCGCTTCGACGGTCTCGATGCGCCGCCGGACCTGATCGACCGGGATCGCCGCGCGCCCCGCACCGCGTTCGGCGGCTTTCTCGCGCTGCGCACGCCCCGCGCCGCCGAGCTGCGCAATGCGCTCGCCAAGCGCGGCGTATCCACCGACAGCCGCGGTGATTATCTGAGATTCGGTCCCGCACCGTATCTTTCGGACCTCCAGCTGGAATCCGCGATAGCCGCGCTCGGCGACGCACTGCGCACGCTCCGGCCGTGAGCACCGGGCCCGGTCGCCACCCGACGGCCGGGCCCGCAGTCCTCGTCCGCGGGCCGCAGCACGGTCCGGCGCGCCCGCGACCGCCCGAGCGACCGGGAACAACAGAGTTAGCCGGGGTGTTGCTTATAGCCGGAGCATTGACGAAAGCGAGGGACGACCGTGCGGGTCGAGATCTGGACCGATATCAACTGCCCGTTCTGCTACCTGGGCAAAC
This region includes:
- the trpS gene encoding tryptophan--tRNA ligase; the protein is MNSFTATRARSDQLAADVAAHPDRYRILTGERPTGPLHLGHYFGTIAERVRLHGRGVDTFIILADYQVITDRDGIGQVRDNVYGAVMDYLAAGIDPETATIFTHSAVPALNQLILPFLSLVTEAELHRNPTVKAEHSASGRALSALLLTYPVHQAADILFCKGNLVPVGKDNLPHVELTRVLARRFNDRYGKVFPEPDALLTSAPEVPGLDGRKMSKSYGNAITLGMTADETAAVIRRAPTDSERRITFDPQGRPGISALLSTAALCVGIDEHTLADQIGDRGAGALKQRTTELVNDYFAAHRRRRADLARQPDLVRDILRAGNGRANAIAERTLDEVRAAMGTSY
- a CDS encoding tryptophan 2,3-dioxygenase, whose protein sequence is MAQNADSTTTATPALTYGSYLALDELLNAQHPRSDEHDELLFIVIHQVYELWFKQLLHELGLLQQKLAAGDTPHALHTLKRILTILKVVVAQIDVLETMTPRQFAGFRARLAASSGFQSAQFRELEAVLGRRDTAAFAHYPADSTGRARIEAAMARPSLYDSFLHYLAKQGYPVPAGWLERDVRESATPAPELQEILLRVYADDGGPAQVAERLVDVDEGLQEWRYRHVMMVRRTIGDKPGTGGSSGADYLRGTLFRPVFADLWAVRSRL
- a CDS encoding kynureninase; translation: MITLEDLRGTPNALAPHYSRFRVDERALLTGHSHQAWPDVALRGQIEAFTDAADAVDAKWDRAFRKADAVKDGFRRIFGDPAAELALSANTHELVVRFLSSLDLRARPRLVTTAGEFHSIRRQLARLAEAGIEIVRLPTDPVETLAERLAAAIDDRTAAVLVSAVLFETSRIVPQLGELAERCAHLGVEALVDAYHALGVVPFSVPELGLTEAWLVGGGYKYLQLGEGNCFLRVPPHARDYRPVITGWYAEYGELSAGRDDDLVNYAPGGNRFAGATYDPTSHYRATQVFDFFAEHGLDPALLRRISLHQNELLAQRFDGLDAPPDLIDRDRRAPRTAFGGFLALRTPRAAELRNALAKRGVSTDSRGDYLRFGPAPYLSDLQLESAIAALGDALRTLRP